In Perognathus longimembris pacificus isolate PPM17 chromosome 3, ASM2315922v1, whole genome shotgun sequence, a single window of DNA contains:
- the Mtfp1 gene encoding mitochondrial fission process protein 1, which translates to MEPPPPGAERDLYRDTWVRYLGYANEVGEAFRSMVPRAVVWLSYGVASSYVLADAMDKGKKAGEVRGPEAGRSARVTVAVVDTFVWQALASVVIPGFTINRVCATSLYVLGTATRWPLPVRKWTTTTLGLLTIPLIIHPIDRSVDFLLDSSLRKFYPSVGKPSS; encoded by the exons atggagccgccgccgccgggcgccgAGCGCGACCTCTACCGGGACACGTGGGTGCGGTACCTGG GCTATGCCAATGAGGTGGGAGAGGCTTTCCGCTCCATGGTGCCCAGGGCTGTGGTGTGGCTGAGCTACGGTGTGGCCAGCTCCTACGTGCTGGCAGATGCCATGGACAAAGGCAAGAAGGCAGGAGAG GTGCGGGGCCCTGAGGCAGGCCGCAGCGCCAGGGTGACGGTGGCCGTGGTCGACACTTTTGTGTGGCAGGCCCTGGCCTCCGTGGTCATCCCAGGATTCACTATCAACCGTGTGTGTGCCACCTCTCTCTACGTCCTGGGCACTGCTACCCGCTGGCCCCTGCCGGTCCGCAAGTGGACCACCACCACGCTGGGACTGTTGACCATCCCTCTCATTATCCACCCCATTGACAG GTCAGTGGACTTCCTCCTGGACTCCAGCCTGCGTAAGTTCTACCCATCTGTGGGGAAGCCCAGCTCCTGA